In Haliscomenobacter hydrossis DSM 1100, the DNA window GTGGACGGCACCAGTACGCAATTCCTGCGCCTGAATATCGGCCAAATAATCGAGCAGGTATTTTTGAGTTGCGCAAAAATAGACCAAGTGCCTCCGTGCTGATGATGGAACTGGAAACGGGAAATGTCTGCATGGGTGCGGGTTAATTAAATCGGACAAACTCCATCCCCTCATAAGTCAATTTCTCCACTTTACCCTCCATATTTAAGCTAAAAGTACCCATAGCTTGGCCGTACCAATCCTGGACATAAGGCCCTCGGAAGGTATCATAATGCCAGTGCCCCAATTTTGCGCTGATGAATTGATTTAGGGTGACCACCAGTTTGTTGTCATCCAGCACAACCACCGCTTCGCCGTAGAGCGGATGGGTATATTTTCCAACGTATTCAGTCAGGCGTTTAGTAGGTTGGGTGTAGGGAATTTGCTTGGCCTTGAATTCTGCCTCAGCTTTGTCATTTTGCGCAAGAATCCCTTGATAAAGCGTCAAAAACTCGGCATTCCAGTCGCGGGTACCACCCAGCGCAAACAAGTCGAAGGTTTTGTACACCAGGGCATGCCGTACCTCAGCGTGGTCAAAATTGCCAAAGACATAGATGCCCAGTTTGGCTTCTGGCAATTGCGCATGCATGGCAATTTCTCCGGCCAAACTCCCCGTGTGGTAATTGATCTTTTTGCCTTTGTAATCGTGCTGAAACCAGCCGAGGGCATACGATGTCCAATTGGGTTTGATCAATTGCATGGTGGGATAAAATTCACTAGCTGGCACCAAAACTTGCGGACGAAACAATTCGGCCCAGGTATGAGGTTCCAACAATCGGCCCCCAGCGTACTTGCTGCTGTCGAGCATGCAGGTCATCCACTTGCTCATGTCGTCGATGCAGGAATGTACACTTCCCGCCGGGCCAATCTGGTCGGCACTGGTCGCTGCGATGACTTTGATGACCCCATTAACGCGGTAGTGTGGTTTGGACAGATTGGCCGTGGGCGTGCTCTGCAGGGTGGGGTAAGTATTGGTCATTCCCAGTGGTTTAAAAATCCGGGCCTGGATAAAATATTCCCATTTTTGGCCACTGATTTTTTCAATCACTTTCCCCGCTGCGAGGTAAAAGATGTTTTGGTAAATGAAGCTGGAGCGCAACGAATAACTGGGTTCGACCTGCTGCATTTTGCGCAAAACCTCTTCACTGGACACATTCATGATGCTCCACAAAAAATCGGCATTGCCCACACCGCTGTTGTGCGTGAAAAGGTCGCGGATGCGGAGTTCCCGCGTGACATGGGGATCGTACAACTGGAATTCTGGTAAGTATTTCACTACATGGTCGTCCCAATTGACCTTACCTTCGTCTACGAGGATGGCCATACATACGGCGGTCATGGCTTTGGTGGTGGAGGCGCAGGAGAATTGGGTTTGGGTGTTGACGGCATTGGTCGCACCCAATTCCCGCACGCCGTAGCCTTTTTTGAAGATAACTTTGCCGTCTTTGACGATGGCTACGGCCATGCCCGGCATTTGCCAGGCGGCCATAGCTTTGGCTGCGTAGGTGTCAAATTCCTGGATTTGGGAATTGAGATTTTGGGCGAAAAGGGTTTGACAAAAAAGGCTGATAACAAAGAGAAAGAAGGTGTTTTTCATGGTTCAGGTTGGTTTAATCGGCTATATGAAAGCATGATAAACTTAGTGATGTAAACGAGTCAAAAGCCAGTGGGAAACGTATCACTACTTCGTCGCCTCCCATATCGCCTGCAACAAACCCGTTCCCGCTTTATCATCCGTCAATTGCCAAAACATGATCCCTCCTAACTTTTGTTGGATGGCGTATTTGGTTTTGAGCTTTACGGAGCCGTAATCGTCAAAAGTGGCAAACTCTTTGCGCTTGGGACTGTAGGCATAAGGAGCCTGGGAGATAGAGTCGCGGTAAAACACAAAGCCTTCCTCAGCCGTAAATATGCTTGATTGGCGGTGGTAAGGCACAAAAGACTTGAACTTGCCCGACTGGTACAAGCCCCGATTGACATTTTCGACCCCCTCCCAACTCCGGGCATAAAAGGCGGCACCAATGATGATTTTTTCAGCGGGAACGCCCAATTTGAGCAGGTATTTGATGCCATGATCAGCAGAAGCTTCCTGTTTGGGATTGGAATAGAGAGGGGTGTGGTGCCCGGTTACGGTGCTGTACCCGCTCACCAAATCGTAGCTCATCAGGTTGACGTAGTTGACCAGCGGCATCACTTTGGCCCATTCGATGGATTGGTCAAAAAAACTGGCAAAACCGCCTGCGGCAAAACTCAAAACGGCTTTTTTACCCAGGGTTTGGCGCAATTCCTGTACCAGCAAAGTGAAATTGCCTTTGTCTTCAGGCATAAAAGGATGCTCAGGATAACCCGCAATGCCGGGGTATTCCCAATCCAGATCGATGCCATCGGCGCCGTATTCCCGCATCAGATCTTTCACGGATTGGGCAAATTCCCTGCGCCCTTCGGCTTTGGCAAAAACATCCGAACAAGGTTGGCAACCGCCCCAACCGCCCAGCGAAAGCATCACTTTGAGCTTGTACTTTTTTTTCAAAGCCACCAAATTTCGAATGCAGATGCTGTCATTGGCATTGTCCACCGCCAGCCGTTGTCCGCGCAAATGGCAAAAGCTGTAGATTACATGGGTGACTTGCTCCCATTTGTATTTGTCCAAGTCCTTGCCATTGCCCGCGTAATAGGCGATCACGGCGATTTGTTTGGGCTTGGCCAGTGTTGGCGTTTTTTTGCAAAAAACAAACTGACGAAACTGAGCGGCAAGAGGGCCACTACGGCAAGATGTCGGAAGGAAGGGTACATAAAGGTGTGGTATTTGTTGGGCAAAACTATGAATATTTTGTAAGAGTTGAGTGGTTGAGGAGGTTGAGAAAGTTGAGGCTACCGCGAGCGACAAGCCAGCGCGATATTATCATTTTAGGTTAACTTAGCCTTTTTGGTTGGCCGCTGCAGTAGCCTCAACCTTCTCAATTTCCTAAAAATCAGGTGGTTTATTCCCGCAGCAGCAACACATTCTGCAACAAGGCCCCTTCTTGAACTTCCCCGCTGTCGTTGAGCAGTTGATACCGAACAGCAACCAGGTAAACACCCCGTTCAGCAGAACTTTTTCGAAAAGTGCCATCCCAACTGGGTTTGGGACCGTTACTTTGATAAACCTGATTGCCCCAGCGGTCGTACACACTCAGCTCAATTTGTTTGGTGTCGCAGTTGCTAAACATTTCGAGGTGATCGTTGTGCCCGTCCCCATTTGGACTAAAAGCCGAGGGCAAAAAAACGGGGCAGGGGCAAGTTTGACGGTTCACCTGGTATTCATACACCGTAGGCGCAATGCAGTTGTAATCGGTAGCCCGGTAAATCCCTGGGCGATCGAGTATGCGGGGATTGTCAGGAATGCCGTCTTCCCAGAAAAATTCGGCATTGGGCAAAGAGACCGACCAGGTTGAGCCACAAGCCAAAAGGCTGTCTTGCACAATGAGTTTTTTCAGGCCAAGATCACAACTTTCGGCAAAAGTA includes these proteins:
- a CDS encoding serine hydrolase, which gives rise to MKNTFFLFVISLFCQTLFAQNLNSQIQEFDTYAAKAMAAWQMPGMAVAIVKDGKVIFKKGYGVRELGATNAVNTQTQFSCASTTKAMTAVCMAILVDEGKVNWDDHVVKYLPEFQLYDPHVTRELRIRDLFTHNSGVGNADFLWSIMNVSSEEVLRKMQQVEPSYSLRSSFIYQNIFYLAAGKVIEKISGQKWEYFIQARIFKPLGMTNTYPTLQSTPTANLSKPHYRVNGVIKVIAATSADQIGPAGSVHSCIDDMSKWMTCMLDSSKYAGGRLLEPHTWAELFRPQVLVPASEFYPTMQLIKPNWTSYALGWFQHDYKGKKINYHTGSLAGEIAMHAQLPEAKLGIYVFGNFDHAEVRHALVYKTFDLFALGGTRDWNAEFLTLYQGILAQNDKAEAEFKAKQIPYTQPTKRLTEYVGKYTHPLYGEAVVVLDDNKLVVTLNQFISAKLGHWHYDTFRGPYVQDWYGQAMGTFSLNMEGKVEKLTYEGMEFVRFN
- a CDS encoding glycoside hydrolase family 18 protein produces the protein MIAYYAGNGKDLDKYKWEQVTHVIYSFCHLRGQRLAVDNANDSICIRNLVALKKKYKLKVMLSLGGWGGCQPCSDVFAKAEGRREFAQSVKDLMREYGADGIDLDWEYPGIAGYPEHPFMPEDKGNFTLLVQELRQTLGKKAVLSFAAGGFASFFDQSIEWAKVMPLVNYVNLMSYDLVSGYSTVTGHHTPLYSNPKQEASADHGIKYLLKLGVPAEKIIIGAAFYARSWEGVENVNRGLYQSGKFKSFVPYHRQSSIFTAEEGFVFYRDSISQAPYAYSPKRKEFATFDDYGSVKLKTKYAIQQKLGGIMFWQLTDDKAGTGLLQAIWEATK